The following nucleotide sequence is from Pedobacter sp. PACM 27299.
CAGACGGATATTCTTCACTACCGTACCCATTTTAGCATTTAAAGTTGAGCCTTTCACATCTAAAGATTTCGTCAACACAATAGAATCACCTACCTGAAGCAGGGCACCATTGCAATCTTTATGAAGTTCAGCAACGGAATCGTTGTCAAGATCGGCAGCTTTAGCCCAAGCCAGACGGTCTTCCTCAAGATACATCATGTCCAGGTTGTCCATTGCCCAGCTTTCATTGCTTAAACGGTTCAATAGGCGCCATGAAACCACCTGTACTCCAGGAACCTCAGACCACATACTGTCGCTTAAACACTGCCAGTGCTTACTGTCTAATTCTTCTCTTTTTTCAATTTGAGCCAAACATTTATCACAAATCAAGATACAGTTGTCGGCAGTATTTGCAGTTTGAGGAGGAACTTCGTATACTTTAAGCGTTTCCGCGGATTGGCATAGTTCACATTTGTTTTCGCTTCTACTCAGTAATTGTTCTTCCAGTTTCATTGTCCTTATGTTAAAAATGTTCTTGTAATTGACTCAAAGTCGCGAAGATAATTAATTTAGACGGCAAACTGGCTTTACAGTATTAATGTTAGCTGCTAAGGGCAAAATCTACCGCCGCCTGCGCATGAATCTTCGTGGTGTCGAAAACAGGAACAGAAAGATCTTCGGCTTTGATCAGTAAAGGGATTTCGGTACAGCCCAGTATAATACCCTCAGCCCCCTGATCAATTAATTCCTGAATAATCATGAGGTATTGTTTTTTGGTCTCTGGGTTTAAAATACCGCTTCCCAACTCATATCTAAGGGTCTCTTCTATGTAATCTCTACGTTCCTGACTTTTTGGAATGATGGGTTCAATACCATTTGCAATCAGTTTGTCTTTATAGAACCCCAATTCCATGGTGTAAGTGGTACCAATCAGACCTACTTTTCTTAAACCTACCTGATGAATCGCGTCAGCTACGGCACTGGTGATGTCGATCAGCGGCAGCTGGATCTTTTCAGCAATACGATCTGCAACAATATGTGCGGTGTTGGCGCAGAGCACAATTGCTGCAGCACCAGCTTTTTTCAGCTCTTCAGCGGCCTCCAGCAATAACTCGTAGGTGGCTTCCCAATCATAATCTGCATTGTATCTTTGGAAATTATCGAAATTCACAGAACTAATCAGACATTCCGCAAAGTTCAGCCCACCGAGTTTCTCATTAATGCCTTCATTCAGGTAGCGGTAATAATCCACCGTAGAAGTCCAGCTGATTCCGCCTACAAGGCCTACTTTTTTCATCTTACTTTTCATTGTAAACATTTAAAATGAGTATTGATTTTTTTCCATAAAAGTAAATAGCTTTGTTCGGCTGTAACAGATACAAAAACTGACTATTTAACTATAACAGATGAAGACCTTTCAATATCTTAGCCTTGCTGAAGAGCTGGAAAACAGGATTAACCAGGGAGTTTACCCGATTGGAGATCAGCTGCCTTCTTTACGTTTATTGGGTTCTGGTTTTAAGGTCAGCATTGGTACGATGTTAAAAGCCTTGAACCTGTTGATCGATAAAGGGCTGGTTCTGGGTAAAGAACGCGCCGGTTACGTCGTTTTGAGAAAATCAGTGATTGAAACTCCCTTGGCAAAAGGCCTCCGAAAAGTTGACGAATTGGATCAAAGTCCGTTCAATATGATCGAATCCATGAGCCCGGTTGGATCGCTGGAACAAAAAGGAGTATCGTTTTTCAATGCGGTATTAGACCTGCAGTTGCTGCCTTTAAACGCGATCAGAAGAAGTCTTCAGCAGGCCTCCAGAGATTTAACGGGTGCACACCTGCTATATGAACAGCCAAATGGGAATCCATTATTGAGGAAAGAAATCGCAAAGCGATCCTTTCGCTGGCATGGAGCGGTTACTGCCGATGAGATTGTCATCACTAACGGTACATTGGAAGCTGTAGGCTTATGTTTGCGTGCGGTGACCACAAAAGGTGACAAAGTGGTGGTACAGACGCCATTTTATCATGGAATTCTGCAAACCATAACTGCCATGGGCCTTCAGATTTTAGAATTGCCAGGTGATACTTTAACAGGAATTGATGTGGAGGAATTAGAAAGAATATCAGCGAATCATCAGGTAGCAGCCTGCGTATTGATCTCAAATTTCAACAATCCCAATGGAGCGGTCATGCCAGATCAGAAAAAAAGAAATTTGGCCGCATTTGCAGCACGCATGAAAATTCCGGTCATCGATGATGACATTTACGGGGACCTTCATTTTGAATCGGAAAGGCCTGCAAACATTAAAACCTACGATCAGGAAGGCTGGGTGATGCTCTGTAGTTCTTTCTCTAAATCGGTGGCTCCGGGTTATCGGATCGGTTGGTGCGCAGTAGGAAGATTTACTGAAAAGGTGATTAAACTGAAAGCATTAACGAATGTCGCTACGGCCAGCGTAGTTCAGCTGTCTCTATTGCAATTACTAACCAGTGGTGCGTATGATCGTCATTTGAGAAAACTAAGACCTGTTTTACATCGCCAGATGCTGCTGACGGTTCAAGCTATCGAAAAGTATTTTCCTCAAGGAACGAGATTGAGCAGACCTTTAGGTGGGTTGGTGCTTTGGCTGGAGCTCCCGGAAGGTGTAAATGCGCTTAAACTGCAGCAGCAAGCTTCCCGGGAGAATATTCAAATTGCCCCCGGCCCCATGTTTTCCAGTAGAGGGGATTATCCCAATTATATCAGGATGAGTTACAGTAATATCTGGAATGAAAAAGTAGAAACTGCATGGAGAAAACTTGGGGAACTGGTTAAAGCTCAATCATAACCTGCCAAATATTTCTAGCTTTTAAAAGCATGGTCTCTAAATATAAACTAAACGTGCTGATCAAAAAGAATAGGATTCCCGTCTGGGTCGTTAAAAGTAAAGCGGGTTTTGTGCTGCCAGAAGATTTACCCAAGAATAGGTTTATGTTTAAAATGGCTGGGATCAATGGAGCGCTTTCCTTATCTGTCAATGTGCTGGTGATGTTCCTGGTACAGCTCAATGTGCCGGAAGGTTATGGTTTCGATGGCACCTTACTCTCTCTGATTGTGGGAGTTGTGGCCGCAGTGCTTACGATCTTATCTACGCTCTGGCCGATAAAAAGAGTGAAGGCGATTGGCATTTTTTAACTTGGTATATGTTGTATATTTGCGGGAAAATTCTGTAAATCAGGCTTGAAACTGGTCTGCAGGAATCTTAAAGCAATTGAAAACATGAAGGTTAAAGGGTATATGCTGGCCGCCATTTCAGCCATTTCTTACGGGCTAATTCCGTTATTTATTTTGCCTGTAAAAGCGAGTCATTTCTCGCTGGATACTACTTTGTTTTATCGTTTTTTTATCGCGGCAATGTTCATTTTAGCCTACCTGATTTATAAGAAGGAAAGTTTGAGGGTAAACCGCTCAGAATTTATGATTTTGCTATTGCTTGGGCTTTTCTACGCGGTTTCCGCAGAGTTTTTATTTATGGGCTACGATTATTTGTCGCCGGGAATTGCATCCACCATATTATTTGTTTATCCGGTGATGGTCGCGCTGATCATGACGTTTTTCTTCAAAGAGAAAATTACGGTGCTCACGGTGCTTTCACTGGTCATTACCATTGCCGGAGTCATTGCATTGAGCGCCAAAGATGGTGCTTTAGCTATCAATTTACCGGGATTGTTGATTACCTTAGGGAGTGCTGCTTTTTATGCCATGTATATTGTGGTGGTTAATAAGGCTAAAATCAATGCTTCCGGATTTAAGATTACTTTTTACTCCTTGCTATTTTCTTCGGTTTTTTACTGTATAAAAATACTGATCATGAAGGAACCTCTACTGATCCCTAATATAGAGCTGTTTTTTAACTTTACGGCATTTGCATTTGTAACAACCGTGCTTTCTATGTCGGCTTTAGTATATGCGATAAAAAGTATTGGATCAACGCCGACTTCCATTTTAGGCGCCTTAGAACCAGTGATGGCAGTAGCAGTGAGTGTCGTTTTATTTCATGAAATCCTGACTTCCAGTTTAATGATCGGAATTGCGCTGATTCTAACTGGCGTAATGATCAATATCATATCAGAAAGTGTAAAGGAAAAGGCAGTTGCTTCCTGATTTTATTTTACGGTGCTGACGCTAGTCAGTGGGGCTGTGATCAGTATTTTTAGGTAATGATTGATCAACAATTAGGCGGTAACTGGGTTGGAAAAGTAAAGTAGGAAGATTTACCTGTCAGGTGAATGTGGACTGGATTAAGGGGGGTCAATAAAACCCGGAGCTAGATTTTAATATGGAAGTATTGCTGAAGCTTCATTTCAAACTCCTGAGGATCGAAAATTAAGATTTCTTCCTTTCCTTCAGTAGTAATTTTCAGCTGTTGATCTGTTAAAGTAATTCTTCCGTCTTTCCTAAGTATAGAGATCATTCTATTTTTTGTAAAATGAGAGTCGATGCTGATTTGATGATACCTGCACATGTCCTGGAATTCGTAAAAATCCCTTTTTGTGGTTTTAAATAGATACTGTGGACTTAATACTCCATCATTTACCATATTGATGCTAAGGTAGCCGTCCTCCATTTCCTGAAACAAGAATTGCCCAAAATGATCATCCAGGAGCAATTGTTTTTTAATTTCCAGTGGAGCTAAAGAAAACTTTCCAAAGCCTACATCCACCAGATACTGTCTTTGATCTATAGTGGCAATGATGGCTAAATGATCATATTCCTGTCCGAATTCACCATTTTTTGTATGCACTCTTCCAGAAATAAGTTTTACCTCAAAACCCAGCTCTTTAAGTAACTCGTAGAACAAGCCATTTA
It contains:
- a CDS encoding PhnA domain-containing protein; translation: MKLEEQLLSRSENKCELCQSAETLKVYEVPPQTANTADNCILICDKCLAQIEKREELDSKHWQCLSDSMWSEVPGVQVVSWRLLNRLSNESWAMDNLDMMYLEEDRLAWAKAADLDNDSVAELHKDCNGALLQVGDSIVLTKSLDVKGSTLNAKMGTVVKNIRLVEDNTDQIEGKIEGQVIVILTKYTRKQGA
- a CDS encoding aspartate/glutamate racemase family protein codes for the protein MKSKMKKVGLVGGISWTSTVDYYRYLNEGINEKLGGLNFAECLISSVNFDNFQRYNADYDWEATYELLLEAAEELKKAGAAAIVLCANTAHIVADRIAEKIQLPLIDITSAVADAIHQVGLRKVGLIGTTYTMELGFYKDKLIANGIEPIIPKSQERRDYIEETLRYELGSGILNPETKKQYLMIIQELIDQGAEGIILGCTEIPLLIKAEDLSVPVFDTTKIHAQAAVDFALSS
- a CDS encoding aminotransferase-like domain-containing protein yields the protein MKTFQYLSLAEELENRINQGVYPIGDQLPSLRLLGSGFKVSIGTMLKALNLLIDKGLVLGKERAGYVVLRKSVIETPLAKGLRKVDELDQSPFNMIESMSPVGSLEQKGVSFFNAVLDLQLLPLNAIRRSLQQASRDLTGAHLLYEQPNGNPLLRKEIAKRSFRWHGAVTADEIVITNGTLEAVGLCLRAVTTKGDKVVVQTPFYHGILQTITAMGLQILELPGDTLTGIDVEELERISANHQVAACVLISNFNNPNGAVMPDQKKRNLAAFAARMKIPVIDDDIYGDLHFESERPANIKTYDQEGWVMLCSSFSKSVAPGYRIGWCAVGRFTEKVIKLKALTNVATASVVQLSLLQLLTSGAYDRHLRKLRPVLHRQMLLTVQAIEKYFPQGTRLSRPLGGLVLWLELPEGVNALKLQQQASRENIQIAPGPMFSSRGDYPNYIRMSYSNIWNEKVETAWRKLGELVKAQS
- a CDS encoding DMT family transporter, translating into MKVKGYMLAAISAISYGLIPLFILPVKASHFSLDTTLFYRFFIAAMFILAYLIYKKESLRVNRSEFMILLLLGLFYAVSAEFLFMGYDYLSPGIASTILFVYPVMVALIMTFFFKEKITVLTVLSLVITIAGVIALSAKDGALAINLPGLLITLGSAAFYAMYIVVVNKAKINASGFKITFYSLLFSSVFYCIKILIMKEPLLIPNIELFFNFTAFAFVTTVLSMSALVYAIKSIGSTPTSILGALEPVMAVAVSVVLFHEILTSSLMIGIALILTGVMINIISESVKEKAVAS
- a CDS encoding arylamine N-acetyltransferase family protein, which encodes MRNSENFSLAYLKRLSFHKNIALNRETLFSLQKAHLLSIPFENLDIHYRKEIKLDLDAIFEKIISNHRGGFCYELNGLFYELLKELGFEVKLISGRVHTKNGEFGQEYDHLAIIATIDQRQYLVDVGFGKFSLAPLEIKKQLLLDDHFGQFLFQEMEDGYLSINMVNDGVLSPQYLFKTTKRDFYEFQDMCRYHQISIDSHFTKNRMISILRKDGRITLTDQQLKITTEGKEEILIFDPQEFEMKLQQYFHIKI